The Haloplasma contractile SSD-17B sequence TTTTTTACCTGGATGGGACATTAAGAACCCCATTAACACGCGATAATTAGCAAACTTTTGCCAATAATCCCCCGGCATTTTTCCTATTAACGAGCCCTTCCCATGTACGACTTCATCATGGGAGAATGGTAAAATAAACTGCTCATTGTAGGCATACGACATTCCGAATGTTAAATTATGATGTTTATACTTTCTGTATAGAGGATCTTCAGTAAAATAATCTAATACATCATTCATCCAACCCATATTCCATTTATAATTGAATCCTAACCCACCTTGAGAGGTCGGTTTTGTTACATTCGGATAGGCTGTTGAATCTTCAGCAATCATAAGAATATTACTCGAATATTCTTTGACTGATTCATTTAGCATCTTTATAAATGTAATAGCACCTTCATTTGTTCCTTTACTCTCATTACCTAACCAATAAATTAAATTCGATACTGCATCGATTCTAAAACCATCTACATGAAAATAATTGATCCAAAATACAGCATTCGAAATCAGAAAACTCCGAACCTCATTTCTTCCTAAATCAAAATTTACAGTGCCCCATACTTTATTTTCTCTGACATCATCAAAAGGATATTCAAATGTCGGTTCACCATCAAAGAGATAAAGTCCATGTGGGTCCTTACAATAGTGCCCAGGTACCCAATCTAAAATAACACCAAGACCATTTTGGTGGCATCTGTCAATAAAATACATTAAGTCCTTAGGCGTTCCGTAACGACTTGTTGCCGCATAATAACCTGTCCCTTGATATCCCCAAGAACCATCAAACGGATGTTCAATAAGTGGTAAAATTTCAATATGTGTATATCCCTGATCTTTAACATAAGGAATTAATTCATCGGCCATCTCACCATACGAGTAATAGTTTCCATCATCCTTTTTCTTAAAAGATCCAAAATGAACTTCATAAATTAACAGTTCTCGATTAGGGTAATTAATTGTTTCTCGTTGGCGTAACCAATCCTGATCATGCCAATCATATCCATCTAAATTGTAGAGCTTACTTGCTGTATTCGGTCTAGTTTCAGCATGGAAAGCAAATGGATCCGATTTTTCTAAACGTTTGTTCTGAGCTGTAAAAATTTCATACTTATAGTTATCATATTCACTGACACCCTTTATCTCAATATACCATATTCCCTCATCACTGATTTTTTTCATTTGATGTATTTGACCATTCCATCCATTAAAGTCCCCGATTACGTTAACCTTTCTCGCATGTGGTGCCCATACAGAAAAAGAGGCACCGATATTATGTCCATCCTGATCATAATTTAAATGTGCCCCAAAATGTTGATATGCTTCCTTCATTTTCCCACTGTGAAATAAATAACGGTCAAAATCTAATGGCATGTTTACCATGTTTATTCTTCCCCTTTCGACAACAAGTAGTTGCTAACGTGTTGATTAATCAATTCATAGTCAAATCCTTTTCTCATTAAAGCTTGAGTTAACTTTACTTTTAGTTCATAACCCTCGTGCTTACGCTCATATTTTTTTGCTAACTTACTTAGTTCCTTCTCTATTAATGAGTCTTCATTAATTTCTAGGTCAAAAGCAAATGAATTCATAACTTCATTTGCTAATTGAAAATCATAACCCTTATTAATAATTTTTTTAAGAATCGATTCCTTCACCTTTCTAAGTGGCTTTTTAGGGGTGGATTTAGTCGATTTTTTGATTAACTGAGTGATATTACAAGCTTGCTTATCTTCTGTATAGGTTGACAAGGTGTTTGTAGTCAGTGACTTAGAAATCCCCTTTTTAAACAGTTCCTTTTTTAAGAGCATAGGACCTTTTAGATTCATAGTTTGTTGATAACTGACATATTCAA is a genomic window containing:
- the glgB gene encoding 1,4-alpha-glucan branching protein GlgB, which translates into the protein MPLDFDRYLFHSGKMKEAYQHFGAHLNYDQDGHNIGASFSVWAPHARKVNVIGDFNGWNGQIHQMKKISDEGIWYIEIKGVSEYDNYKYEIFTAQNKRLEKSDPFAFHAETRPNTASKLYNLDGYDWHDQDWLRQRETINYPNRELLIYEVHFGSFKKKDDGNYYSYGEMADELIPYVKDQGYTHIEILPLIEHPFDGSWGYQGTGYYAATSRYGTPKDLMYFIDRCHQNGLGVILDWVPGHYCKDPHGLYLFDGEPTFEYPFDDVRENKVWGTVNFDLGRNEVRSFLISNAVFWINYFHVDGFRIDAVSNLIYWLGNESKGTNEGAITFIKMLNESVKEYSSNILMIAEDSTAYPNVTKPTSQGGLGFNYKWNMGWMNDVLDYFTEDPLYRKYKHHNLTFGMSYAYNEQFILPFSHDEVVHGKGSLIGKMPGDYWQKFANYRVLMGFLMSHPGKKLIFMGGEFAQMHEWKDHDQLDWNLFDYPTHNSANRFVKDIIGVYRSHKALYELDHSHNGFRWIDANNNEQSIYSFIRFGKNDQDLVIIVMNCTPLVYQDYKIGVPHSGVYSEIINSDKSIYGGSDQYNGGDLLTINEGIHGFDQCLSLTIAPLSISYITFKN
- a CDS encoding RecX family transcriptional regulator yields the protein MNVTKINKLKSGFYQITLQNDEKHDELKIKLTEDELIELNLYTKKTVSLDELALLKEKERYSTFYTSALNYISYKMRSELEISHYLDKKECPKDYKEQIIERLKSLGYIDDKRYAIEYVSYQQTMNLKGPMLLKKELFKKGISKSLTTNTLSTYTEDKQACNITQLIKKSTKSTPKKPLRKVKESILKKIINKGYDFQLANEVMNSFAFDLEINEDSLIEKELSKLAKKYERKHEGYELKVKLTQALMRKGFDYELINQHVSNYLLSKGEE